A stretch of the Mesorhizobium huakuii genome encodes the following:
- a CDS encoding organic hydroperoxide resistance protein, whose amino-acid sequence MALYTTQAHVTGGRAGHGETSDGLLKVDLALPKELGGPGGATNPEQLFAIGYAACFESAIRFVARKQKLPLTDAAVTSTVSLLPNGEGFKLGVALAAETKGLDQAAAEALVSEAHKICPYSNAIRGNVDVALSVVALPAKAA is encoded by the coding sequence ATGGCACTCTACACTACACAGGCTCACGTCACCGGCGGCCGCGCCGGCCATGGCGAGACCAGTGACGGCCTACTCAAGGTTGATCTGGCTTTGCCCAAGGAGCTCGGCGGGCCAGGGGGCGCCACCAATCCTGAGCAGCTTTTCGCCATCGGCTACGCCGCTTGCTTCGAAAGCGCCATCCGCTTCGTCGCGCGCAAGCAGAAGCTGCCGCTCACGGATGCGGCGGTAACCTCGACCGTTAGCCTGCTTCCCAATGGCGAGGGCTTCAAGCTCGGCGTCGCGCTCGCGGCGGAGACGAAAGGCCTTGATCAGGCGGCGGCGGAAGCGCTTGTATCGGAAGCGCACAAGATCTGCCCCTATTCCAATGCTATCCGGGGCAATGTCGACGTAGCGCTTTCGGTAGTGGCGCTTCCGGCAAAGGCAGCATGA
- the rplS gene encoding 50S ribosomal protein L19 — protein sequence MDIIRQLEAEQAAKIEAKRKLPEFQPGDTVRVQVRVTEGTRTRVQAYEGVVIARAGSGFQENFTVRKISYGEGVERVFPVFSPMVEGVEIVRRGKVRRAKLYYLRDRRGKSARISENTGVRARKLNDEERDALNAEKARIEAEKVAAAQALAAETAAKEAAEKKAAAEAEAAKAAEATPAE from the coding sequence ATGGATATCATCCGTCAGCTCGAGGCCGAGCAGGCCGCCAAGATCGAAGCCAAGCGCAAGCTCCCCGAATTCCAGCCCGGCGACACCGTGCGCGTCCAGGTCCGCGTGACCGAAGGCACCCGCACCCGCGTCCAGGCCTATGAGGGCGTCGTCATCGCCCGCGCCGGTTCCGGCTTCCAGGAAAATTTCACCGTCCGCAAGATCTCCTATGGCGAAGGCGTCGAGCGCGTGTTCCCGGTGTTCTCGCCGATGGTCGAGGGCGTCGAGATCGTCCGCCGCGGCAAGGTGCGTCGCGCCAAGCTCTATTACCTGCGCGATCGTCGCGGCAAGTCGGCCCGTATTTCGGAAAACACCGGCGTGCGCGCCCGCAAGCTCAACGATGAGGAGCGCGACGCGCTGAACGCCGAGAAGGCCCGCATCGAGGCCGAGAAGGTCGCCGCTGCCCAGGCGCTGGCCGCCGAGACGGCCGCCAAGGAAGCCGCCGAGAAGAAGGCAGCCGCCGAGGCTGAGGCCGCCAAGGCTGCGGAAGCGACCCCCGCCGAATAA
- a CDS encoding sulfite exporter TauE/SafE family protein has translation MSVFDAILLFLAGFLSGAANAVAGGGTFITFGAMTLVGVPPIVANATSSVTQFPGYITSTLAYWTDIRHFWRGALLLCAISAIGALAGALILLALSNPSFRALVPWLLLGATALFAAGPWLKPAPKPGHEAAVGSLAGSLAQFVTAIYGGFFGAGMGVMMLATLGLTQAGDYHRLNALKNMLAVVIAAVAIAVFVSGGVVAWPQAIVMIPGGALGGYAGVWIAKRVPQNVVRGFVVAVGLFLAFYYFGKG, from the coding sequence ATGTCTGTCTTCGACGCCATCCTGCTGTTCCTTGCAGGCTTTCTTTCAGGCGCCGCCAATGCGGTCGCCGGCGGCGGCACCTTCATCACCTTCGGCGCCATGACACTGGTCGGCGTGCCGCCGATCGTCGCCAACGCCACCTCCTCGGTCACGCAATTCCCGGGCTATATCACCTCGACGCTCGCCTACTGGACCGACATCCGTCACTTCTGGCGCGGTGCTCTGCTGCTTTGCGCCATATCAGCGATCGGCGCACTGGCCGGCGCGCTGATCCTTCTGGCGCTGTCCAACCCGTCCTTCCGCGCCCTGGTGCCGTGGCTGCTGTTGGGCGCAACCGCCCTGTTTGCCGCTGGGCCGTGGCTGAAGCCAGCGCCAAAGCCCGGCCATGAGGCGGCGGTCGGCTCGCTCGCCGGTTCGCTGGCGCAGTTCGTCACCGCCATCTATGGCGGTTTCTTCGGCGCCGGCATGGGCGTGATGATGCTGGCGACGCTCGGCCTGACCCAGGCCGGCGACTACCACCGGCTGAACGCGCTGAAGAACATGCTGGCCGTGGTCATCGCGGCTGTCGCCATCGCCGTCTTCGTCTCCGGCGGCGTCGTCGCCTGGCCGCAGGCGATCGTCATGATCCCGGGCGGCGCGCTCGGCGGCTATGCCGGCGTCTGGATCGCCAAGCGCGTGCCGCAAAACGTGGTGCGCGGCTTCGTCGTCGCCGTCGGCTTGTTTCTCGCCTTTTACTACTTCGGCAAGGGCTGA
- the trmD gene encoding tRNA (guanosine(37)-N1)-methyltransferase TrmD, with protein sequence MIFAASVLTLYPEMFPGVLGLSLAGRALEAGTWSLAAIQIRDFATDKHRTVDDTPAGGGAGMVMRADVLARAIDHASPPGDARPRLLMSPRGKPLTQARVRELAAGPGAVILCGRFEGVDQRLIEARGLEEVSIGDFILSGGEPAALVLLDAVVRLLPGVMGNAVSGEEESFENGLLEHPHYTRPQEFEGREIPEVLISGNHKKIAAWRREQSERLTRERRPDLLSAQPLPK encoded by the coding sequence GTGATTTTTGCCGCGTCGGTACTGACGCTCTATCCCGAGATGTTTCCGGGCGTGCTCGGCCTGTCGCTGGCCGGGCGGGCACTGGAGGCGGGCACGTGGTCGCTTGCAGCGATCCAGATCCGCGATTTTGCCACCGACAAGCACCGCACCGTCGACGACACGCCGGCCGGCGGCGGCGCCGGCATGGTGATGCGCGCCGATGTGCTGGCCAGGGCAATCGACCATGCCTCGCCGCCAGGCGATGCGCGTCCGCGGCTTTTGATGAGCCCGCGTGGCAAACCGCTGACCCAGGCGCGCGTGCGGGAACTGGCCGCCGGGCCGGGCGCCGTCATCCTGTGCGGCCGCTTCGAGGGCGTCGACCAGCGGCTGATTGAGGCCCGTGGCCTGGAAGAGGTCTCGATCGGCGATTTTATTCTCTCCGGCGGCGAGCCGGCAGCACTTGTGCTGCTCGACGCAGTGGTGCGGCTGTTGCCCGGCGTGATGGGCAATGCGGTGTCCGGCGAGGAAGAAAGTTTCGAGAATGGCCTGCTCGAACATCCGCACTACACGCGGCCGCAGGAATTCGAGGGCCGGGAGATTCCCGAGGTGCTGATTTCGGGCAATCACAAGAAGATCGCCGCATGGCGGCGGGAGCAGTCCGAGCGGCTGACCAGGGAGAGACGGCCTGACCTCCTCAGCGCTCAGCCCTTGCCGAAGTAG
- the rimM gene encoding ribosome maturation factor RimM (Essential for efficient processing of 16S rRNA): MSKPQNPVQMAVIGAAHGIKGELRVKTFTGEPMALADYGPLYARDGRAFQITDIRPANTVVVVRFKGISDRNAAEALAGTELFVDRSMLPDDSEEDEFYHADLVGLEVRDDTGTALGKVVAVHNFGGGDILDVTLAGRKGVLIPFTQAAVPDVSIAEGFVRVDPVAAGLVEDEDGDAPREEDFDPKGRPRGPRDAGGNR; this comes from the coding sequence ATGAGCAAGCCGCAAAACCCTGTCCAGATGGCCGTGATCGGCGCCGCCCACGGCATCAAGGGCGAACTCAGGGTGAAAACCTTCACCGGCGAGCCGATGGCGCTGGCCGATTATGGGCCGCTCTATGCCAGGGATGGCCGTGCCTTCCAGATAACAGACATAAGGCCCGCCAACACGGTCGTCGTGGTGCGTTTCAAGGGCATCAGCGACCGCAATGCGGCCGAAGCGCTCGCCGGCACCGAGTTGTTCGTCGACCGTTCGATGCTGCCGGACGATAGCGAGGAGGACGAATTCTACCATGCCGACCTGGTCGGACTGGAGGTTCGCGACGACACCGGCACTGCGCTAGGCAAGGTGGTCGCGGTGCATAATTTCGGCGGCGGCGACATTCTCGACGTGACGCTTGCCGGGCGCAAGGGCGTGCTGATCCCGTTCACGCAGGCCGCCGTGCCTGATGTGTCGATCGCCGAGGGCTTTGTCCGCGTCGACCCGGTGGCGGCCGGGCTGGTCGAGGACGAGGACGGCGATGCGCCGCGCGAGGAAGACTTCGACCCGAAGGGCAGGCCGCGCGGACCGCGCGACGCCGGGGGTAACCGGTGA
- a CDS encoding TraB/GumN family protein: MKRVIAIADRAASISLKLLVALNVLFFLSFLAVLLFAAGRAHAEVPTCSGADMLSALQKSNPATYSKIEAEAAATLNGKGLLWKLEKSGEQPSYLFGTMHMTDPRVTTLPPEAQKAFDAAGTLIIETTDVLDKQKMMTAMLKEPDLMMFTDSTTLSSLLTPDEAAAMNAALDARGIPPATVAKMKPWMLSAMMALPACELARQSGGAPVLDVKLAESAKAAGKPVEGLETAESQLRAMASLPLAFHMKGLVDTLKLGDKVNDINETMIVLYQRGDTGMFWPLFRAAMPDEQNDPSGYAAFEETMITSRNKVMVDHAEPILAKGNAFMAVGALHLPGPQGLVEDFRKAGYTVTAVGL; the protein is encoded by the coding sequence ATGAAACGTGTCATTGCCATCGCCGACCGCGCAGCTTCCATCTCGCTGAAGCTGCTTGTCGCGCTCAACGTGCTGTTTTTCCTGTCATTCCTTGCCGTCCTGCTGTTCGCGGCCGGCAGGGCGCATGCGGAAGTCCCGACCTGCAGCGGCGCCGACATGCTGTCGGCCCTGCAGAAGAGCAACCCTGCCACCTACAGCAAGATCGAGGCCGAAGCCGCCGCGACGCTGAATGGCAAGGGCCTGCTGTGGAAGCTGGAGAAATCGGGCGAACAGCCATCCTATCTGTTCGGCACCATGCACATGACCGACCCGCGCGTCACCACGCTGCCGCCAGAAGCGCAGAAGGCCTTTGACGCCGCCGGCACCCTCATCATCGAAACCACCGACGTGCTCGACAAGCAGAAGATGATGACGGCGATGCTGAAGGAGCCGGACCTGATGATGTTCACCGACTCCACGACGCTGTCGTCCTTGCTGACGCCGGACGAAGCGGCGGCGATGAATGCCGCGCTCGACGCGCGCGGCATTCCGCCGGCGACGGTCGCCAAGATGAAGCCGTGGATGCTGTCGGCGATGATGGCGCTGCCGGCTTGCGAACTCGCCCGCCAGTCCGGCGGGGCGCCGGTGCTCGACGTCAAGCTGGCCGAAAGTGCCAAGGCCGCCGGCAAGCCGGTGGAAGGGTTGGAAACGGCCGAAAGCCAGCTGCGCGCCATGGCCTCGCTGCCGCTCGCCTTTCACATGAAGGGCTTGGTCGACACGCTGAAGCTCGGCGACAAGGTCAACGACATCAACGAGACCATGATCGTGCTCTACCAGCGCGGCGATACCGGCATGTTCTGGCCGCTGTTCCGCGCCGCCATGCCGGACGAGCAGAACGACCCCTCGGGCTATGCGGCCTTCGAGGAGACCATGATCACCAGCCGCAACAAGGTGATGGTCGATCATGCCGAACCGATCCTGGCCAAAGGCAATGCCTTCATGGCGGTCGGCGCGCTGCACCTTCCCGGTCCGCAGGGACTGGTCGAGGATTTCCGCAAGGCCGGCTATACTGTCACGGCAGTGGGGCTTTAA
- a CDS encoding DUF2867 domain-containing protein, whose amino-acid sequence MTPTAQPFPDPQGALAGAQFADRYVLTTEGLALTAIGAAERALGRTPRWVGRLTALRNLAVRPFGLKGGADPDAPPESRIGIFPLISQAPGRVVLGLDDRHLDFRILVEVNDLGAGRQEVAASTIVKTHNLFGRTYLAIIMPFHRIIVPAMLAQVLIK is encoded by the coding sequence ATGACACCCACTGCACAGCCTTTTCCTGATCCCCAAGGCGCTCTTGCCGGCGCTCAGTTCGCCGACCGATATGTGCTGACGACCGAGGGTCTTGCCCTGACTGCCATCGGCGCGGCCGAACGCGCGCTGGGGCGGACACCGCGATGGGTCGGCCGGCTTACGGCGCTGCGCAACCTCGCTGTCAGGCCATTTGGGCTGAAAGGCGGGGCTGACCCCGACGCACCGCCGGAAAGCAGGATCGGCATATTTCCGCTCATCAGCCAGGCGCCCGGCAGGGTCGTCCTTGGCCTGGACGACCGGCATCTCGATTTCCGCATCCTGGTGGAGGTGAACGACCTCGGCGCGGGCCGGCAGGAGGTGGCTGCGTCGACGATCGTGAAGACGCACAATCTGTTTGGGCGGACCTATCTCGCCATCATCATGCCGTTTCACCGGATCATCGTTCCGGCGATGCTGGCTCAGGTCTTGATCAAATAG
- the lpdA gene encoding dihydrolipoyl dehydrogenase — protein sequence MAYDVVIIGSGPGGYVCAIKAAQLGLKVAVVEKNATFGGTCLNIGCIPSKALLHASEMFAEAGHSFDTLGVEIPAPKLNLKKMMAHKDATVASNVNGVAFLFKKNKIDSFRGTGKVVAAGKVSVTSEDGKVEEIETKNIVIATGSDVAGIPGVKVDIDEKVIVSSTGALSLEKVPGHLVVVGGGVIGLELGSVWARLGAKVTVVEFLDTILGGMDGEVSKQFQRLLSKQGFEFKLGAKVTGVAKAKKGASVTFEPVKGGAAAETIAADVVLIATGRRAYSDTLGLKEAGVDVDERGRVKTDAHLKTNVPGIYAIGDVIAGPMLAHKAEDEGVAVAETIAGQAGHVNYEVIPSVVYTSPEIASVGKTEEELKKAGIDYRIGKFPFTANGRARAMLHTDGFVKILADKQSDRVLGVHIVGFGAGEMIHEAAVLMEFGGSSEDLARTCHAHPTMSEAVKEAALATFFKPIHI from the coding sequence ATGGCTTATGACGTCGTTATCATCGGATCGGGACCCGGCGGCTATGTCTGCGCCATCAAGGCGGCGCAGCTTGGGCTGAAGGTTGCGGTGGTCGAGAAGAACGCCACCTTCGGCGGCACCTGCCTCAACATCGGCTGCATCCCGTCGAAGGCGCTGCTTCATGCCTCCGAAATGTTCGCCGAGGCCGGCCATTCCTTCGACACGCTGGGCGTCGAGATCCCGGCGCCCAAGCTCAATCTCAAGAAGATGATGGCGCACAAGGATGCGACGGTGGCGTCCAACGTCAACGGCGTCGCCTTCCTGTTCAAGAAGAACAAGATCGACAGCTTCCGCGGCACCGGCAAGGTGGTCGCGGCGGGCAAGGTCTCGGTCACCTCCGAGGACGGCAAGGTTGAGGAGATCGAGACGAAAAATATCGTCATCGCCACCGGCTCGGATGTTGCCGGCATTCCCGGCGTCAAGGTCGATATCGACGAGAAGGTCATCGTGTCGTCGACCGGCGCTTTGTCGCTGGAGAAGGTTCCCGGTCATCTCGTGGTGGTCGGCGGCGGCGTCATCGGGCTCGAGCTCGGCTCGGTCTGGGCGCGGCTCGGCGCCAAGGTCACCGTCGTCGAGTTCCTCGACACCATCCTCGGCGGCATGGACGGCGAGGTCTCGAAACAGTTCCAGCGGCTGCTCTCCAAGCAGGGCTTCGAGTTCAAGCTCGGCGCCAAGGTCACCGGCGTCGCCAAGGCCAAGAAGGGCGCCAGCGTCACCTTCGAGCCGGTGAAGGGTGGTGCTGCTGCCGAGACCATCGCCGCCGATGTCGTGCTGATCGCCACCGGCCGCCGCGCCTATTCCGACACTCTCGGGCTGAAGGAAGCCGGCGTCGACGTCGATGAGCGCGGCCGGGTCAAGACCGATGCGCACCTCAAGACCAACGTCCCCGGCATCTATGCCATCGGCGATGTCATCGCCGGGCCGATGCTGGCGCACAAGGCCGAGGACGAGGGCGTGGCGGTGGCGGAAACCATCGCCGGCCAGGCCGGCCATGTGAACTACGAGGTCATTCCGAGCGTCGTCTACACCAGCCCCGAAATCGCCTCCGTCGGCAAGACTGAGGAAGAGCTGAAGAAGGCCGGCATCGACTACAGGATCGGCAAGTTCCCGTTCACTGCCAATGGCCGCGCACGCGCCATGCTGCACACGGACGGTTTCGTGAAGATCCTCGCCGACAAGCAAAGCGACCGCGTGCTCGGCGTGCACATTGTCGGCTTCGGCGCCGGCGAGATGATCCACGAGGCGGCGGTGCTGATGGAGTTCGGCGGCTCGTCCGAAGATCTCGCCCGCACCTGCCACGCGCATCCGACGATGTCGGAAGCGGTGAAGGAAGCGGCGCTGGCAACCTTCTTCAAGCCGATCCACATCTAA
- a CDS encoding SDR family oxidoreductase: MSEAQRVLLVTGGSRGIGAAVCRLGAKAGYRLAINYASNQAAADALVGDIKAGGGDAFAVKGDVGSEADILAIFEAVDRSWGRLDAFVNNAGIVDAKARVDEMSAARLERMMRINVVGSILCAREAVKRMSTRHGGKGGSIVNLSSAAAVLGAPDNYVDYAASKGAIDTFTIGLAREVATEGIRVNAVRPGIIDTDIHASGGQPDRVALIQDTLPMKRAGTADEVAAAILYLLSDAASYTTGAILNVSGGR; this comes from the coding sequence ATGAGCGAGGCGCAAAGAGTACTGCTGGTCACCGGCGGCAGTCGTGGCATCGGCGCCGCCGTTTGCCGGCTCGGGGCGAAGGCCGGTTATCGCCTGGCAATCAACTATGCCTCGAACCAGGCTGCCGCCGACGCACTGGTCGGCGACATCAAGGCCGGCGGCGGTGACGCTTTTGCGGTCAAGGGCGATGTCGGCAGCGAGGCCGATATCCTGGCCATCTTCGAGGCGGTGGACCGCAGCTGGGGCCGGCTCGACGCCTTCGTCAACAATGCCGGCATTGTCGACGCCAAGGCGCGTGTCGACGAGATGAGCGCGGCCCGGCTGGAGCGCATGATGCGCATCAATGTCGTCGGTTCCATCCTCTGCGCCCGCGAGGCGGTCAAGCGCATGTCGACGCGCCATGGCGGCAAGGGCGGTTCCATCGTCAACCTTTCCTCGGCGGCGGCCGTGCTGGGCGCGCCGGACAATTATGTCGACTATGCCGCTTCCAAGGGCGCCATCGACACGTTCACCATCGGCCTTGCCCGCGAAGTGGCGACGGAAGGCATCCGCGTCAACGCGGTGCGGCCGGGCATCATCGACACCGATATCCACGCTTCCGGCGGACAGCCGGACCGGGTGGCGCTGATCCAGGACACGCTGCCGATGAAAAGAGCGGGCACCGCGGATGAAGTCGCGGCAGCGATTCTCTATCTTCTATCCGACGCCGCATCCTATACGACAGGCGCGATCCTGAATGTCAGCGGCGGCCGCTGA
- a CDS encoding 2-oxoglutarate dehydrogenase E1 component, whose amino-acid sequence MARQDQANDQFSLTSFLYGGNADYIDALYAAYEDDPESVNPEWQEFFAGLKDDAGDVRRNAKGASWAKPSWPLQANGELVSALDGNWGIVEKHLEKKVKDKAVTNGVVLSDADVHQATRDSVRAIMMIRAYRMRGHLHANLDPLGIAKPLEDYNELSPENYGFTAADYDRPIFLDNVLGLEFGTIRQMLEILTRTYCSTLGVEFMHISDPEEKAWIQARIEGADKEISFTATGKKAILQKLVEAEGFEQFIDVKYKGTKRFGLDGSEGLIPALEQIIKRGGQLGMKEIVLGMAHRGRLNVLSQVMAKPHRAIFHEFKGGSAAPDEVEGSGDVKYHLGASSDREFDGNKVHLSLTANPSHLEIVDPVVMGKARAKQDYLFGRGREEIVPLEERAKVLPLLLHGDAAFAGQGVIAEILGLSGLRGHRVAGTLHFIINNQIGFTTNPRFSRSSPYPSDVAKMIEAPIFHVNGDDPEAVVHATKVAIEFRMKFHKPVVVDMFCYRRFGHNEGDEPAFTQPIMYRNIRTHKTTVQIYAERLIAEGHITQAELDQMKADWRAHLESEWEVGQHYKPNKADWLDGAWSGLRTADNQDEQRRGKTAVPVKVLKEIGKKLTEVPKGFEAHKTIIRFLENRREAIESGEGIDWSTAEALAFGAILLDGNPIRLSGQDSERGTFSQRHSVLYDQRDETRYIPLNNLSAAQAGYEVINSMLSEEAVLGFEYGYSLAEPKALTLWEAQFGDFANGAQVVFDQFISSGERKWLRMSGLVCLLPHGYEGQGPEHSSARLERFLQLCAEDNMQVANCTTPANYFHILRRQLKRDFRKPLILMTPKSLLRHKRAVSTLPEISGESSFHRLLWDDAQLLPNQAIKLTKDSKIRRVVLCSGKVYYDLYEEREKRGINDIYLLRVEQLYPFPAKALITELSRFRNAEMVWCQEEPKNMGAWSFIDPYLEWVLAHIDAKHQRVRYTGRPAAASPATGLMSKHLAQLAALLEDALGE is encoded by the coding sequence ATGGCAAGACAAGATCAGGCCAACGACCAATTTTCGCTCACCTCATTCCTCTATGGCGGCAACGCCGATTACATCGACGCGCTCTATGCCGCCTATGAGGACGACCCGGAATCGGTCAATCCGGAGTGGCAGGAGTTCTTTGCCGGGCTGAAGGACGATGCCGGCGATGTGCGCAGGAATGCCAAGGGCGCTTCCTGGGCCAAGCCCTCCTGGCCGCTGCAGGCCAATGGCGAATTGGTGTCGGCGCTCGACGGCAATTGGGGCATTGTCGAGAAGCATCTGGAGAAGAAGGTCAAGGACAAGGCGGTCACCAACGGCGTCGTGCTCTCCGATGCCGATGTGCACCAGGCGACGCGCGATTCGGTGCGCGCCATCATGATGATCCGCGCCTACCGCATGCGCGGCCATCTGCACGCCAATCTCGACCCGCTCGGCATCGCCAAGCCGCTCGAGGACTACAACGAATTGTCGCCGGAGAATTACGGCTTCACCGCAGCCGATTACGACCGGCCGATCTTCCTCGACAATGTGCTCGGCCTCGAATTCGGCACCATCCGGCAGATGCTGGAGATCCTCACCCGCACCTATTGCTCGACGCTTGGCGTCGAATTCATGCACATCTCCGATCCCGAGGAGAAGGCCTGGATCCAGGCGCGCATCGAGGGCGCCGACAAGGAAATCTCCTTCACCGCCACCGGCAAGAAGGCGATCCTGCAGAAGCTGGTCGAAGCGGAAGGCTTCGAGCAGTTCATCGACGTCAAATACAAGGGCACCAAGCGCTTCGGCCTCGACGGCAGCGAAGGCCTGATCCCGGCGCTGGAGCAGATCATCAAGCGCGGCGGCCAGCTTGGCATGAAGGAGATCGTGCTCGGCATGGCGCATCGCGGCCGGCTGAACGTGCTTTCCCAGGTGATGGCGAAGCCGCACCGCGCCATCTTCCACGAGTTCAAGGGCGGCTCGGCCGCCCCCGACGAGGTCGAAGGCTCGGGCGACGTGAAGTACCATCTCGGCGCCTCGTCGGACCGCGAGTTCGACGGCAACAAGGTGCATCTGTCGCTGACCGCCAACCCGTCGCACCTGGAAATCGTCGATCCCGTCGTGATGGGCAAGGCGCGCGCCAAGCAGGACTATCTGTTCGGCCGCGGCCGCGAGGAAATCGTGCCGCTGGAGGAGCGGGCCAAGGTGCTGCCGCTGCTGCTGCACGGCGACGCCGCCTTCGCCGGCCAGGGCGTGATCGCCGAAATCCTCGGCCTGTCGGGCCTGCGCGGCCACCGCGTCGCCGGCACGCTGCACTTCATCATCAACAACCAGATCGGCTTCACCACCAATCCGCGCTTCTCGCGCTCGTCGCCCTATCCGTCGGATGTGGCCAAGATGATCGAGGCGCCGATCTTCCACGTCAATGGCGACGATCCGGAAGCCGTGGTCCACGCCACCAAGGTGGCGATCGAATTCCGCATGAAGTTCCACAAGCCGGTGGTCGTGGACATGTTCTGCTATCGCCGCTTCGGCCACAATGAGGGCGACGAACCGGCTTTCACCCAGCCGATCATGTACCGCAACATCCGCACCCATAAGACGACGGTGCAGATCTATGCCGAGCGGCTGATCGCCGAGGGCCACATCACTCAGGCCGAACTCGACCAGATGAAGGCCGACTGGCGCGCGCATCTGGAATCCGAATGGGAAGTCGGCCAGCACTACAAGCCCAACAAGGCCGACTGGCTCGATGGCGCCTGGTCTGGCCTGCGCACGGCCGACAACCAGGACGAACAAAGGCGCGGCAAGACCGCCGTGCCGGTCAAGGTGCTGAAGGAAATCGGCAAGAAGCTGACCGAGGTGCCGAAGGGTTTCGAGGCGCACAAGACCATCATCCGCTTCCTCGAAAACCGCCGCGAGGCGATCGAGTCCGGCGAAGGCATCGACTGGTCGACGGCCGAGGCGCTGGCTTTCGGCGCCATCCTGCTCGACGGCAATCCGATCCGCCTGTCGGGACAGGATTCCGAGCGCGGCACCTTCTCGCAGCGCCATTCGGTGCTCTACGACCAGCGCGACGAGACCCGCTACATCCCGCTCAACAACCTCTCGGCGGCACAGGCCGGCTACGAAGTCATCAACTCGATGCTGTCGGAAGAGGCGGTGCTGGGCTTCGAATATGGCTACAGCCTGGCCGAACCGAAGGCGCTGACCTTGTGGGAAGCGCAGTTCGGCGACTTCGCCAACGGCGCCCAGGTGGTGTTCGACCAGTTCATCTCGTCAGGCGAGCGCAAGTGGCTCAGAATGTCGGGCCTCGTCTGCCTGTTGCCGCATGGCTATGAAGGCCAGGGTCCGGAACATTCCTCGGCCAGGCTCGAGCGCTTCCTGCAGCTTTGCGCCGAAGACAATATGCAAGTGGCCAACTGCACCACGCCGGCCAACTACTTCCACATCCTGCGGCGGCAGCTGAAGCGCGACTTCCGCAAGCCGCTGATCCTGATGACGCCGAAGTCGCTGCTGCGCCACAAGCGGGCGGTGTCGACGCTGCCGGAAATCTCGGGCGAAAGCTCGTTCCACCGGCTGTTGTGGGACGACGCCCAGCTGTTGCCCAACCAGGCGATCAAGCTCACCAAGGACAGCAAGATCCGCCGCGTCGTGCTGTGCTCGGGCAAGGTCTATTACGACCTCTATGAAGAGCGCGAGAAGCGCGGCATCAACGACATCTATCTGCTGCGCGTCGAACAGCTCTATCCGTTCCCGGCCAAGGCGCTGATCACCGAACTGTCACGTTTCCGCAACGCCGAGATGGTGTGGTGCCAGGAGGAGCCCAAGAACATGGGTGCCTGGTCGTTCATCGACCCGTATCTGGAATGGGTGCTGGCACATATCGACGCGAAGCATCAGCGGGTGCGCTACACCGGCCGGCCGGCGGCCGCGTCGCCGGCGACCGGCTTGATGTCCAAGCACCTTGCCCAGCTCGCCGCCTTGCTCGAAGACGCGCTCGGCGAATAA